One region of Lactobacillus johnsonii genomic DNA includes:
- a CDS encoding SDR family NAD(P)-dependent oxidoreductase, with protein sequence MSNSLRDKVVVVTGASSGIGRSIALESASRGATVILMARHQDKLEEIANEARQLSGNEVYVFPTDISKADQIDRAFNEIVSHVDHIDYLVNAAGFGVFKEFLETSPQVVTEMFQTNVLGLMYFTRLVARVMIDQKQGQIINFGSIAGIVPTTKTAAYSATKAAIIQFSNVLRLELKPFGVKVMTVNPGPVYTNFFNIADESGSYVNNVQRFMLDPDDVAWQVVHFFGSNRRELNLPLSLATLAKLYQIFPRIGDWASLKFASRK encoded by the coding sequence ATGAGTAATTCATTAAGGGACAAAGTCGTAGTAGTTACAGGAGCTTCTAGTGGTATTGGACGCTCAATTGCTTTAGAAAGTGCAAGTCGTGGTGCAACAGTTATTTTGATGGCGCGTCATCAAGACAAGTTAGAAGAAATTGCCAACGAAGCACGTCAGCTTTCTGGAAATGAAGTATACGTATTTCCAACAGATATTAGTAAAGCTGATCAAATTGATCGTGCCTTTAATGAAATTGTTAGTCATGTTGACCACATTGATTATCTCGTCAATGCGGCAGGTTTTGGTGTCTTTAAAGAATTCTTGGAGACTTCACCTCAAGTGGTAACTGAAATGTTTCAAACCAATGTTTTAGGTTTGATGTACTTCACTCGTCTTGTTGCGCGCGTCATGATCGATCAAAAGCAAGGGCAAATTATTAATTTTGGCTCAATTGCTGGCATTGTACCGACTACTAAGACAGCAGCTTATAGTGCTACTAAAGCAGCCATTATTCAATTCTCAAATGTTTTACGCCTAGAATTGAAGCCTTTTGGCGTTAAGGTCATGACAGTAAATCCTGGACCAGTTTATACTAATTTCTTTAATATTGCTGATGAAAGTGGCTCTTACGTGAATAATGTTCAACGTTTTATGCTTGATCCAGATGATGTGGCTTGGCAAGTCGTTCACTTCTTTGGCTCTAATCGTCGTGAATTGAATTTACCTCTAAGCTTGGCTACTTTAGCAAAGCTTTACCAAATTTTCCCTCGTATTGGTGACTGGGCAAGTCTAAAGTTTGCTAGCAGAAAGTAG
- the rnz gene encoding ribonuclease Z, with translation MEIQFLGTSAGQPSKSRNVSCTALKLLDELNEVWLFDVGEATQHQILKTNIRPRKVTRIFISHTHGDHIFGLPGFLSSRSFQGDGGPLTIYGPAGIEQFVQTSLRVSKTRVSYPIKYVVLKEDGLIFENDIFAVYTARLDHRVPSFGFRVVEKPRPGELLMDKVAEYNVPNGPLLGELKAGKTITLSDGQKLDGRDFLGEERPGRIVTIIYDTRPTKNIGELADNADVLVHESTFDGGEEKMAHRYFHSTCLDAARVARDHNVGELYLTHISARYTGRAGRQLEHDARKIFKHTHLANDLDNFEITLRG, from the coding sequence ATGGAAATACAATTTTTAGGAACAAGTGCGGGGCAACCATCAAAAAGTAGAAATGTTTCTTGTACCGCATTAAAATTATTAGATGAATTAAATGAAGTATGGTTATTTGATGTGGGAGAAGCTACACAACATCAAATTTTAAAGACTAACATTAGACCTAGAAAAGTAACGCGAATCTTTATTTCACATACTCATGGTGACCATATTTTTGGACTTCCAGGTTTTCTCTCATCTCGTTCTTTTCAAGGCGATGGTGGTCCACTAACAATCTATGGTCCAGCTGGTATTGAACAATTTGTACAAACTTCTCTCAGGGTTTCTAAAACTCGCGTTTCATATCCGATTAAGTACGTGGTTTTAAAAGAAGACGGCTTAATTTTTGAAAATGATATTTTTGCAGTTTACACGGCTCGTTTAGATCACCGAGTACCAAGTTTTGGCTTTCGTGTAGTTGAAAAGCCACGTCCAGGTGAATTATTAATGGATAAAGTGGCAGAATACAATGTACCTAATGGACCACTTCTTGGTGAATTAAAGGCTGGAAAAACAATTACATTAAGTGATGGTCAAAAACTAGATGGACGTGACTTTCTTGGAGAAGAGCGACCAGGGCGGATTGTGACAATTATTTATGATACTCGGCCAACAAAAAATATTGGTGAATTAGCAGATAATGCCGATGTGTTAGTTCATGAATCAACATTTGATGGTGGAGAAGAAAAAATGGCCCATCGCTACTTCCATTCAACTTGCTTGGATGCAGCTCGAGTGGCTCGAGATCATAATGTTGGAGAGCTTTATTTAACTCACATTTCTGCTCGCTACACGGGAAGAGCTGGTCGGCAATTAGAACATGATGCTAGAAAGATTTTTAAACATACTCACTTAGCTAATGATCTAGATAATTTTGAAATCACATTGAGGGGATAA
- a CDS encoding acyltransferase family protein, whose product MKKKNRFITGYAGLRALAVIGVILYHLNPNSFMGGYLGVPIFLVLSGYLVTDHMFHAYEERGKYNFKSFYIRRIKKLYPQMITLLWGCSAYILLFQQNLLAKLNQIVVTNLLNVYNFWQIKNGQSYFERFAANESPFVHLWTMSIEGQFYIIWPLIIFLLVKFAKKKKVIFWIITALTVFSALEMAFLFKPGVDTSRIYYGTDTRFFSLGLGAMLAVIWPTWKLNENLEKRDHWFLNIVGAIALVGILLMATSPIFNPQKAFAYRGGMFLFSLVTTIFVGIIAHPGSSWNKWLTNPVFKWIGSRSYGIYLYQFPVMIFFEDKVKDIADHVVLYHLIEVILILIIAELSYRFIEKPFGRIDWEKVRQFLTKALNLRAKHYQAKILFATGIIVFVLGSFGILKAPTVKAENPNHSQLAKQIKSNRSKQLKNNQKLIKEAQSRKKKAPTSKADLIKQAKKAAVTKPVNKDFEKYGISQVDLQLAQKIQVTAIGDSVMAGSSQNLQKLMPHLIIDAAVSRQLGDTIPLFEQYKAKGALNDNVLIGLGTNGAFQPQELDHLMHIIGPKRHVFWVNTHVPTRDWQDQVNGELDAASKKYPNLTIIKWHEFAGSHQDWFYDDHTHPTPEGSKFYSAYITKVLVTEGKY is encoded by the coding sequence TTGAAAAAGAAGAACCGCTTTATTACAGGGTATGCGGGCTTACGTGCTTTAGCCGTTATTGGAGTTATTTTGTATCACCTTAATCCAAATAGCTTTATGGGCGGATATTTAGGTGTACCAATATTTTTAGTGTTATCTGGATATTTAGTTACAGATCATATGTTTCATGCCTATGAGGAGCGGGGAAAGTATAACTTCAAATCTTTCTACATCAGGCGAATTAAAAAGTTATACCCTCAAATGATTACATTGCTGTGGGGATGTAGTGCCTATATCTTGCTTTTTCAGCAGAATCTTCTAGCTAAGTTGAATCAAATAGTCGTTACTAATTTATTGAACGTCTATAACTTTTGGCAGATAAAGAATGGGCAAAGTTATTTTGAAAGATTTGCGGCTAATGAATCACCGTTTGTTCATTTATGGACCATGTCAATTGAAGGTCAGTTTTACATTATTTGGCCATTAATAATCTTTTTACTAGTTAAGTTCGCTAAAAAGAAAAAAGTTATTTTTTGGATTATTACCGCCTTAACTGTATTTTCTGCCTTAGAGATGGCATTTTTATTTAAGCCAGGTGTTGATACAAGTAGAATTTACTATGGGACAGATACAAGATTCTTCTCTCTAGGTTTAGGGGCAATGCTGGCAGTTATTTGGCCAACTTGGAAGTTAAATGAAAATCTAGAAAAAAGAGATCACTGGTTCTTAAATATTGTTGGAGCAATAGCATTAGTGGGTATCTTACTAATGGCAACGAGTCCAATTTTTAATCCGCAAAAAGCATTTGCTTACCGTGGAGGGATGTTCTTATTCTCACTAGTAACGACGATTTTTGTTGGAATTATTGCTCATCCAGGCAGTAGTTGGAATAAGTGGTTAACTAATCCAGTATTTAAATGGATTGGGTCACGTTCATATGGGATTTACTTATATCAATTTCCAGTAATGATCTTCTTTGAGGATAAGGTTAAAGATATTGCTGATCATGTGGTTTTATATCATTTAATTGAAGTTATTTTAATTTTGATAATTGCTGAACTTAGTTATCGCTTTATTGAAAAACCATTTGGTCGAATTGATTGGGAAAAAGTTCGTCAATTCTTAACTAAAGCCTTAAATTTACGAGCAAAGCACTATCAAGCAAAGATACTTTTTGCGACAGGGATAATAGTTTTTGTTCTAGGTAGTTTTGGAATTTTAAAAGCACCAACTGTAAAAGCGGAAAATCCTAATCACTCTCAACTAGCTAAACAGATTAAATCAAATCGTAGTAAGCAACTAAAGAATAATCAGAAACTAATTAAAGAAGCTCAGTCTAGAAAGAAAAAAGCACCAACTTCAAAAGCTGATCTTATAAAACAAGCTAAGAAAGCGGCAGTTACCAAACCGGTAAATAAAGACTTTGAAAAATACGGAATTTCTCAAGTTGATTTACAACTAGCACAAAAAATTCAGGTGACTGCCATTGGAGATTCAGTAATGGCTGGTTCTAGTCAAAACCTGCAAAAATTGATGCCACATTTAATCATTGATGCAGCAGTTTCTAGACAATTGGGTGATACTATTCCACTTTTTGAACAATACAAGGCAAAGGGTGCTTTAAATGATAATGTGTTAATTGGCTTAGGTACAAACGGAGCCTTTCAACCTCAAGAACTTGATCACTTAATGCACATTATTGGTCCAAAGAGACATGTTTTTTGGGTTAATACGCATGTTCCAACACGTGATTGGCAAGATCAAGTTAATGGTGAACTAGATGCAGCGTCAAAAAAATATCCAAACTTAACCATTATTAAGTGGCATGAATTTGCTGGTAGTCATCAAGATTGGTTCTACGATGATCATACACATCCAACTCCAGAAGGATCGAAATTTTATAGTGCCTATATAACTAAAGTTTTAGTTACTGAAGGAAAATATTAG
- the obgE gene encoding GTPase ObgE, whose translation MFVDQTKIDVQAGKGGDGAVAFRHEKYVPLGGPAGGDGGRGGSIILVADSGLRTLMDFRFRRKFKADNGENGRIKSQYGRGAKDVRLKVPMGTTVYDFNTGELLGDLVENGQELVVAHGGKGGRGNIHFATPTRTAPEIAENGEPGEFRTLRLELKVLADVGLVGFPSVGKSTLLSVVTKAKPKIAAYEFTTLTPNLGMVVLPDGRDFSMADLPGLIEGASKGVGLGIQFLRHVERTKVILHLVSMDPNNGRDAYEDYETIRKELAGYTKDLTTKKELIVATQMDIPGSEEKLAEFKKKLGDKNVYPISSVTHKGVSELMGRTADLVEEVARQEAEKPAEIKVAEKEYIYKKPEDEGFKVERTGEHSFIITGNKLERLVQRTNLDHTDGIMLLARKLKRMGVDEALRENGAVNGDDITIADFTFEFVD comes from the coding sequence ATGTTTGTCGACCAAACAAAAATAGATGTACAAGCAGGTAAGGGCGGCGATGGTGCAGTTGCCTTTCGTCATGAAAAATACGTACCACTTGGCGGACCAGCTGGTGGAGATGGTGGACGCGGCGGAAGCATCATTTTAGTTGCAGATTCCGGCCTGAGAACTCTAATGGATTTCCGTTTTAGACGTAAGTTTAAGGCAGATAATGGCGAAAACGGACGAATTAAATCTCAATACGGACGTGGAGCTAAAGACGTGCGTTTAAAAGTTCCAATGGGAACAACAGTCTATGACTTTAATACTGGTGAACTTTTAGGTGACTTAGTTGAAAATGGTCAAGAATTAGTTGTAGCTCATGGTGGTAAAGGTGGTAGAGGTAATATTCACTTTGCGACTCCAACTAGAACTGCTCCTGAAATTGCTGAAAATGGTGAGCCAGGAGAATTTCGAACTTTGCGTTTAGAATTGAAAGTTTTAGCAGATGTTGGTTTAGTAGGCTTTCCATCTGTAGGAAAATCAACTTTACTATCTGTTGTAACTAAGGCTAAACCCAAGATTGCAGCTTATGAGTTTACAACCTTAACTCCTAATTTGGGAATGGTTGTTCTTCCAGATGGCCGAGATTTCTCAATGGCAGACTTACCAGGTTTAATTGAAGGTGCATCTAAGGGTGTAGGACTTGGAATTCAATTCTTGCGTCACGTTGAACGTACAAAAGTAATTTTGCATCTGGTATCAATGGATCCTAATAATGGACGTGATGCATATGAAGATTACGAAACAATTCGCAAAGAATTAGCAGGTTATACTAAAGATTTAACTACTAAAAAAGAATTAATTGTTGCTACTCAAATGGATATTCCGGGTAGTGAAGAAAAATTAGCCGAGTTTAAGAAGAAATTAGGAGATAAGAATGTATATCCTATTTCTAGTGTGACTCATAAAGGTGTTAGTGAATTGATGGGTAGAACAGCAGATCTTGTTGAAGAAGTTGCTCGTCAAGAAGCTGAAAAGCCAGCAGAAATCAAAGTTGCCGAAAAAGAATATATTTACAAAAAGCCTGAAGATGAAGGATTTAAAGTTGAACGAACAGGAGAGCATAGCTTTATTATTACGGGCAATAAGTTAGAGCGTCTTGTTCAAAGAACTAATCTTGATCACACCGATGGTATAATGCTTCTTGCTCGTAAGTTAAAGCGGATGGGTGTAGATGAAGCCTTAAGAGAAAATGGCGCAGTAAATGGTGACGATATTACAATAGCTGACTTTACTTTTGAATTTGTTGATTAA
- the uvrC gene encoding excinuclease ABC subunit UvrC, whose amino-acid sequence MATEHIENKLKLLPDKPGCYLMKDINGNVIYVGKSKNLKNRVRSYFKSKQVGRRAELVREIRDFDIITVSSDKESFLLEITLIKKYQPYYNVQLKQGTGYPYIEITNERDPQTRLTSIVHKDKGYYFGPYPNVYAAQATLKFIQKVWPLRRCSGHQGRPCLYYHMGQCLGACFKEVPKSAYETQIRKIKRFLNGDISQVKQDLTEKMTKASMDLEFERAAEIRDQLKYIEQTVEKQKIISNDHTQRDIFNFYVDKSWISIQIFFLRQAKLLRRETRLFPLTDTSDPEDAFVSFIAQFYGQRNRVLPKEVLVPAGIDNESLSEVLKVPVRTPQRGQKRALLEMAHDNAKLKLDEKFRLLELGNRKTKGAQKEIFDALGLPYGHRIESFDHSHIQGADPVSALVVFTDGEPDKHEYRKYKLKGEVEHQNAADEVGNTREVVRRRYSRLLKEHKKMPDLILMDGGQIQVDACLDVLRNELNVNIPVAGMVKDDHHRTNHLIFGDPTQGEELKLIPLNPKSEGFYLMTRIQDEVHRFAITFHRKTHAKNALSSKLDEIKGIGPKSRNKLLRKFGSLKKIKEASVDELRDAGLTLPQAQTVKLSL is encoded by the coding sequence ATGGCAACGGAACATATTGAAAATAAATTAAAGCTTTTGCCTGATAAACCAGGTTGCTACTTAATGAAAGATATTAACGGCAACGTGATTTATGTAGGAAAATCTAAAAACTTAAAGAACCGCGTTCGTTCCTATTTTAAAAGTAAGCAAGTGGGCAGACGTGCTGAACTTGTGCGTGAAATACGTGATTTTGATATCATAACTGTTTCTTCTGACAAAGAGTCTTTTTTATTAGAAATCACATTAATTAAAAAATACCAACCTTATTACAATGTACAGTTAAAACAAGGAACAGGTTATCCTTATATTGAAATTACGAATGAACGTGATCCACAAACGCGCTTAACTTCAATCGTTCATAAAGATAAAGGATATTATTTTGGCCCTTATCCAAATGTTTATGCAGCTCAGGCTACTTTGAAGTTTATTCAAAAAGTTTGGCCCTTGAGAAGATGTTCCGGACATCAAGGTCGACCTTGTCTTTACTATCATATGGGACAGTGTCTTGGAGCATGTTTTAAAGAAGTACCAAAAAGTGCCTATGAAACACAAATTAGAAAGATAAAGCGTTTCTTGAATGGAGACATTTCTCAAGTTAAACAAGACTTAACTGAAAAAATGACTAAAGCGTCAATGGATCTTGAATTCGAACGCGCTGCTGAAATAAGAGATCAATTGAAATATATTGAACAAACTGTTGAAAAGCAAAAAATCATTTCCAATGACCATACTCAAAGAGATATCTTTAACTTTTATGTTGACAAATCTTGGATTTCAATTCAGATTTTCTTTTTAAGACAGGCTAAATTATTGCGTCGGGAAACAAGATTATTCCCTTTAACCGATACTAGCGATCCAGAGGATGCATTTGTTTCATTTATTGCTCAATTTTATGGGCAACGAAACCGTGTTTTACCTAAAGAAGTGTTAGTTCCAGCTGGAATTGATAATGAATCTTTGTCTGAAGTGTTAAAAGTTCCTGTGCGAACTCCTCAGCGTGGTCAAAAGCGTGCGCTTTTAGAAATGGCTCATGATAATGCCAAGCTAAAACTTGATGAAAAATTCCGTTTGCTTGAATTAGGAAATCGAAAGACCAAAGGAGCACAAAAAGAAATTTTTGATGCCTTAGGTTTGCCATATGGGCATCGGATCGAAAGCTTTGACCACTCGCATATTCAGGGAGCTGATCCAGTATCTGCACTAGTTGTATTTACTGATGGCGAGCCAGATAAGCATGAATATCGTAAGTATAAATTAAAGGGTGAAGTTGAACATCAAAATGCGGCTGACGAAGTTGGGAATACTCGCGAAGTAGTTAGAAGACGTTATAGTCGTCTTTTGAAAGAACACAAAAAAATGCCAGATTTGATTTTAATGGATGGTGGTCAAATTCAGGTTGATGCGTGTTTAGACGTTTTAAGAAATGAATTAAATGTAAATATTCCTGTTGCTGGAATGGTTAAGGATGACCACCACCGTACTAATCATTTAATTTTTGGAGACCCAACACAAGGCGAAGAATTAAAATTAATTCCGCTCAATCCCAAGTCTGAGGGCTTTTACTTAATGACTAGAATTCAAGATGAAGTTCACCGCTTTGCAATCACTTTTCATAGAAAAACGCATGCCAAAAATGCACTTTCAAGTAAATTGGATGAAATTAAAGGTATTGGACCAAAATCTCGTAATAAGTTGCTGAGAAAGTTCGGATCCTTAAAAAAGATTAAAGAGGCATCAGTAGACGAATTAAGAGATGCAGGTTTAACTCTTCCTCAAGCACAAACTGTAAAATTGAGTTTATAA
- a CDS encoding nucleoside hydrolase gives MKNIYFNHDGNIDDLVSLLLLLQAPDIKLIGISAIDGDGYVDPAVEACRKMVDKFNLRGDKLEVARSNSRAIHQFPKEWRMAPYSFNYFPILNETGKIKTSEAPLPAHLDMIDKIKKANGPVTLIMTGPITDLARALDEDSSIQSKIEKVYWMGGSLDDHGNVVSVDADGTQEWNAFWDPDAVKRVLNSNLEIQMVGLESTEELPLTDELRQHWASLRKYPAIDLVGLGYSLIISVPNAELYLWDVLTTMSALYPEIVKTRQVKADVITSGLASGRMFKDSNGKELTEVTKANKDLFFKKMDEILERQ, from the coding sequence ATGAAAAATATTTATTTTAATCATGATGGAAACATTGATGATTTAGTCTCTCTTCTTTTACTATTACAGGCACCTGACATTAAATTAATTGGTATTAGTGCCATTGATGGGGATGGATATGTCGATCCAGCAGTAGAAGCTTGTCGAAAAATGGTAGATAAATTCAATCTACGCGGAGACAAGTTAGAAGTTGCTCGTTCTAATTCGCGTGCAATTCATCAATTTCCAAAAGAATGGCGAATGGCGCCTTACTCATTCAATTATTTTCCAATTCTAAATGAAACCGGGAAAATTAAAACTTCAGAAGCTCCTCTCCCAGCTCATTTGGATATGATTGATAAAATCAAAAAAGCAAATGGACCAGTTACCTTAATCATGACTGGTCCAATCACTGACTTAGCACGCGCTTTGGATGAAGATTCATCAATTCAATCAAAAATTGAAAAAGTTTACTGGATGGGTGGCTCACTGGACGACCATGGTAATGTAGTAAGTGTTGACGCAGACGGCACACAAGAGTGGAATGCCTTTTGGGATCCAGATGCAGTTAAACGCGTTTTAAATTCAAATCTTGAAATTCAAATGGTCGGCTTAGAAAGTACTGAAGAGTTGCCTTTAACTGATGAACTTCGTCAGCACTGGGCAAGTTTGAGAAAATATCCTGCTATTGACCTAGTTGGGCTCGGCTACAGTTTAATTATTTCTGTTCCTAATGCGGAATTATATCTATGGGATGTCCTCACAACTATGTCTGCCCTATACCCTGAAATCGTAAAAACACGTCAAGTAAAAGCAGACGTTATTACTTCCGGCTTAGCAAGTGGCAGAATGTTCAAAGACTCTAATGGAAAAGAACTTACAGAAGTAACTAAAGCAAATAAAGACCTATTCTTTAAGAAAATGGATGAAATTTTAGAAAGACAATAA
- a CDS encoding DedA family protein — translation MTIWLTYFIENFGYIAIIFLIAVENIFPPIPSEVILTLGGFLVSGTKLTLIGVILASTLGSIIGAIILFSISRNLTLPRLEKLLETKLFRLLGFKKDDAQKAINWFDKHGIGAIFYGRCIPVVRSLISIPAGIAHVGWTKFLILTTLGSLVWNSVLVGLGHYMGKNWQVVVRIFDDYTLVIIAILLILFIYFGIKWYKTRIKN, via the coding sequence ATGACAATTTGGTTAACATATTTTATCGAAAACTTTGGCTATATTGCCATTATCTTTTTAATCGCAGTCGAAAATATTTTTCCTCCAATTCCATCAGAAGTAATTCTGACATTAGGAGGATTCTTAGTTAGTGGAACTAAGCTTACTTTAATTGGAGTAATTTTAGCTTCTACATTAGGTTCAATTATCGGAGCAATTATTCTTTTCTCTATCAGTCGAAATTTAACCTTGCCAAGACTAGAGAAATTACTTGAAACTAAATTATTCAGACTCCTAGGTTTCAAAAAAGATGATGCACAAAAGGCAATTAACTGGTTTGATAAACATGGTATTGGTGCAATTTTCTACGGTCGCTGCATCCCTGTAGTTAGAAGTTTGATCTCTATTCCTGCAGGTATTGCTCATGTCGGCTGGACAAAGTTTTTAATCTTAACTACTTTAGGTAGTTTAGTTTGGAACAGTGTCTTAGTTGGACTTGGACATTACATGGGTAAAAACTGGCAAGTTGTAGTTAGAATTTTTGATGATTACACCTTAGTAATCATTGCCATTTTATTAATCTTATTTATTTACTTTGGCATTAAATGGTACAAAACTCGAATTAAGAACTGA
- a CDS encoding class II aldolase/adducin family protein, which translates to MRVPKGRIPFEFEREDLAKVVRLVMERRDTNVVGGNISIRVTDETGKDYLVMTPTMMSEAYLGHLNADQILVIDPETRKIISGTGNLTREINMHEAIYATSPDIKCVFHAHADQAMFWATTGLNMPNVTEATQKLKEIKTCQWHPMCTEDLAQYMKKQVEERLAKGQLRNAFLLNSHGVLFTNGGKDMDPLTALHGSLADVDIVEWNAKIAYKQTVLQMNGMLDGYYGEDTKIGTWDDVKAGKCLYNTKMLENKNGD; encoded by the coding sequence ATGAGAGTTCCAAAGGGTAGAATTCCATTTGAATTTGAACGTGAAGATTTGGCAAAAGTAGTTAGATTAGTTATGGAACGTAGAGATACCAACGTCGTTGGTGGTAATATCTCAATTCGTGTAACTGATGAAACTGGCAAAGATTATCTTGTTATGACACCAACCATGATGTCAGAAGCATACTTAGGTCATTTAAATGCCGACCAAATTTTGGTAATTGATCCAGAAACCAGAAAGATTATCTCAGGTACTGGTAATTTGACTCGTGAAATCAATATGCACGAAGCAATTTATGCAACTTCTCCAGATATTAAATGTGTATTCCATGCTCATGCAGATCAAGCAATGTTCTGGGCTACAACTGGTTTAAACATGCCAAATGTTACTGAAGCTACTCAAAAGCTTAAGGAAATTAAGACTTGTCAATGGCATCCAATGTGTACTGAAGACTTAGCTCAATACATGAAGAAGCAAGTCGAAGAACGCTTAGCTAAAGGTCAATTAAGAAATGCCTTCTTATTAAATAGTCACGGTGTACTCTTTACTAATGGTGGTAAGGACATGGATCCATTAACAGCTTTACATGGTTCTTTAGCTGATGTAGATATTGTTGAATGGAATGCCAAAATTGCTTACAAGCAAACTGTTTTACAAATGAACGGTATGCTTGATGGCTATTACGGTGAAGATACCAAGATTGGTACTTGGGACGATGTTAAGGCAGGTAAATGCCTCTATAACACTAAGATGTTAGAAAACAAAAATGGTGATTAA
- a CDS encoding PTS galactitol transporter subunit IIC: MDWNNVVQAILGVGSQVLIPILIIILGLIFGMKPSKAFLSGLYLATGFIGMSMAINQLTTAVSPAAKALAQHTSINLPAVDFGWPGAAAITWAWPMAFVFFAVEIIINLIMLLANLTKTLNADMWNVWGIALTAYMVYSISGSLPWAFVAAGIQIIISLKLGDMWAEEIKTDFGLVGVTTTHIEAFTATIMFPVNWVMNYIPVFNKKWDARDLKKKIGILSEPVVMGAIIGFILALAGRYSVGAALNLAVTVGAVMAIFPPMAKFFMDALTPFGTTMSNFMKKHVKGREFVIGLDWPILGQSTELWVTMVLMIPISIVYAAILPGNKVLPIAGVINYCIGVGGLLLTGGNLLRMIVLGIIYEPLFLYGATYFSGVFTKLATSTGAAKVPKGSEVTWSSIEAPDLRFLMAQAGRLNWLAIIGLIVLLALFVLLYQYMKKNPLPGKRYEALEKKETKATPAAGK; the protein is encoded by the coding sequence ATGGACTGGAATAATGTTGTACAAGCCATATTGGGAGTTGGGTCACAAGTTTTAATTCCTATTTTAATTATTATTTTGGGGCTCATATTTGGTATGAAGCCTTCTAAGGCTTTCTTATCAGGTTTGTATCTTGCTACAGGTTTCATTGGTATGTCAATGGCTATTAATCAATTGACTACTGCTGTTAGTCCTGCTGCTAAAGCCTTAGCACAACATACAAGTATTAATTTACCTGCGGTTGACTTTGGTTGGCCTGGTGCTGCTGCGATTACTTGGGCTTGGCCAATGGCCTTTGTATTCTTCGCAGTTGAAATTATTATTAACTTAATTATGCTTTTGGCAAACTTAACTAAAACATTGAACGCTGATATGTGGAATGTTTGGGGTATTGCCTTAACTGCATACATGGTTTATAGCATTTCAGGCTCATTACCTTGGGCTTTCGTAGCTGCAGGTATTCAAATTATTATTAGTTTGAAGTTAGGTGACATGTGGGCCGAAGAAATTAAGACTGACTTTGGATTAGTCGGTGTTACTACTACTCACATTGAAGCCTTTACTGCAACTATTATGTTCCCAGTAAACTGGGTAATGAACTACATTCCTGTATTCAACAAGAAATGGGATGCACGTGATTTAAAGAAGAAAATTGGTATTTTATCTGAACCTGTTGTAATGGGTGCCATTATTGGTTTTATTCTTGCATTAGCTGGTCGTTACAGTGTTGGTGCTGCACTTAATTTAGCTGTTACTGTCGGTGCTGTTATGGCTATCTTCCCACCAATGGCAAAATTCTTCATGGATGCTTTAACTCCATTTGGTACAACTATGAGTAACTTCATGAAGAAGCACGTTAAAGGTCGTGAATTTGTTATCGGACTTGACTGGCCAATCTTAGGTCAATCAACAGAACTTTGGGTAACTATGGTATTGATGATTCCTATTTCTATCGTTTATGCCGCTATTTTACCTGGAAACAAAGTTTTGCCAATTGCTGGTGTTATTAACTACTGTATCGGTGTAGGTGGTTTGCTTCTTACCGGTGGTAACTTATTAAGAATGATCGTTTTAGGTATTATTTATGAACCATTATTCCTTTACGGAGCAACTTACTTCTCAGGTGTATTTACTAAATTAGCAACTTCAACTGGTGCTGCTAAGGTTCCAAAGGGTTCTGAAGTAACTTGGTCATCAATTGAAGCACCTGACTTAAGATTTTTAATGGCTCAAGCAGGTAGACTTAATTGGTTAGCTATTATTGGTTTGATCGTATTACTTGCATTGTTTGTTCTTCTTTACCAATACATGAAGAAGAATCCATTACCAGGCAAGCGTTATGAAGCTTTGGAAAAGAAGGAAACTAAAGCTACTCCTGCTGCAGGTAAGTAA
- a CDS encoding PTS galactitol transporter subunit IIB, whose translation MKTILVCCGSGVATSPQVSQKINEYLASEGLDSQAKAIPKPIETAESTVQNDPSVICYIGIAAPDDALKEVLDANNINHDLTGLPWLTGMGQDEANEKVKEMVENS comes from the coding sequence ATGAAAACTATTTTAGTTTGCTGTGGTTCAGGTGTTGCAACTAGTCCACAAGTGTCACAAAAGATTAATGAATACTTAGCTAGTGAAGGTTTGGATAGTCAAGCAAAGGCAATTCCAAAGCCAATTGAAACTGCTGAATCAACAGTACAAAATGATCCAAGCGTAATTTGTTACATTGGTATTGCTGCTCCAGATGATGCTTTAAAAGAAGTATTAGATGCAAACAATATTAACCATGATTTAACTGGTTTACCTTGGTTAACCGGTATGGGTCAAGACGAAGCTAACGAAAAAGTTAAAGAAATGGTCGAAAACAGTTAG